Proteins found in one Corynebacterium freneyi genomic segment:
- a CDS encoding MATE family efflux transporter yields MTTELDRPVTAGRILGLALPALGVLAAPPLYLLLDTAVVGRLGAIELAALAAGATVFSMLTAQLTFLAYGTTARASRAFGRGDVRGAVAEGVQATWVAVFVGAILLALVEVFAGGITRLLTPDADVATAAAGWLRIAAFGIPLTLIAQAGNGWMRGVQDTRRPFLYVVGGLGPAALCIVPLVGWLGLDGSAWAMIMGETITASLFLRKLAVSASAQDVDKRPRWTLIKRQLVLGRDLILRSLAFQVAFLSAAGVAGRLGAFSLGGHQILLQLWNLLSLVLDSLAIAAQTLVGAALGVGSVAAARFTARRVIAWSTVFAGVLAVAFAVLHGVLPGLFTSSDGVIAAIAEGPWWILVAMIPVGGVVFAIDGVLLGAGDAAFLRNATITAVVLGFLPPVWLTLSMGWGLTGVWWGLLTFMLLRLVFVAVRYRGTGWTVAAGE; encoded by the coding sequence GTGACCACGGAACTCGACCGGCCCGTCACCGCGGGCCGGATCCTCGGCCTGGCGCTGCCCGCCCTCGGAGTGTTGGCGGCGCCGCCGCTGTACCTGCTTCTGGACACCGCCGTCGTCGGTCGTCTCGGCGCCATCGAATTGGCGGCGCTGGCCGCCGGCGCGACGGTGTTTTCCATGCTCACCGCGCAGCTGACGTTCCTGGCCTACGGCACCACGGCCCGGGCCTCCCGAGCGTTCGGCCGCGGCGACGTGCGCGGCGCGGTCGCCGAGGGAGTGCAGGCGACGTGGGTGGCGGTGTTCGTCGGCGCGATTCTCCTTGCGCTGGTGGAGGTCTTCGCCGGCGGCATCACACGGCTGCTCACCCCGGACGCGGACGTTGCGACGGCCGCGGCCGGGTGGCTGCGCATCGCGGCATTCGGCATTCCCCTCACGCTCATCGCCCAGGCCGGCAACGGGTGGATGCGCGGAGTGCAGGACACGCGACGGCCGTTCCTCTACGTCGTCGGCGGCTTGGGTCCCGCAGCACTGTGCATCGTGCCGCTCGTCGGCTGGCTCGGACTCGACGGCTCGGCATGGGCGATGATCATGGGCGAGACGATCACCGCCTCGCTGTTCCTGCGAAAACTCGCCGTTTCCGCGTCGGCGCAGGATGTCGACAAGCGGCCCAGATGGACCCTGATCAAGCGCCAGCTGGTGCTCGGCCGGGACCTGATCCTGCGGTCCCTGGCTTTCCAGGTGGCGTTCCTGTCGGCCGCCGGCGTGGCCGGGCGGTTGGGCGCGTTCTCACTCGGCGGCCACCAGATCCTGCTGCAGTTGTGGAACCTGCTGTCGCTGGTGCTCGACTCGCTGGCCATTGCCGCGCAGACCCTCGTCGGGGCGGCGCTGGGCGTGGGGTCGGTGGCGGCGGCGCGGTTCACCGCCCGGCGGGTCATCGCGTGGTCGACCGTGTTCGCCGGCGTGCTGGCCGTGGCGTTCGCGGTGCTGCACGGGGTGCTGCCGGGGCTGTTCACCAGCTCCGACGGGGTCATCGCGGCGATCGCCGAAGGGCCCTGGTGGATTCTCGTGGCCATGATCCCGGTCGGCGGCGTCGTCTTCGCCATCGACGGGGTGCTCCTCGGAGCCGGCGACGCGGCGTTTTTGCGCAACGCCACCATCACCGCGGTGGTGTTGGGCTTCCTGCCGCCGGTGTGGCTGACCCTGTCCATGGGCTGGGGGCTCACCGGCGTGTGGTGGGGCCTGCTCACCTTCATGCTGCTGCGTCTCGTGTTCGTCGCCGTGCGCTACCGCGGCACGGGGTGGACGGTCGCAGCGGGGGAGTAG
- a CDS encoding metallophosphoesterase family protein, producing MAEDDHPSTTLWAVSDLHVAVKANKAVVETLRPRNPADWLIVAGDVAERPELVLKTLGELSRRWAQVIWVPGNHELFCRGADAHVGEDRYAQLVDGCRRLGVLTPEDPYPEFGGVTICPLFTLYDYSWRPAGTTIAEALEMAGASQVIMTDEFAIKPFVDPVLWCRRRLAYTVRRLARVDGPTILVNHWPLAREPLSAVFYPELSMWAGTRHTQDWGTRYQARHVIYGHLHIPGTTVVDGVPHTEVSLGYPREWQPREGDRTWPYPVMEVR from the coding sequence ATGGCGGAGGACGATCATCCGTCGACCACCCTGTGGGCGGTCTCCGACCTGCACGTGGCCGTCAAGGCGAACAAGGCCGTCGTCGAGACGCTGCGCCCGCGCAACCCCGCGGATTGGCTCATCGTCGCCGGCGACGTCGCCGAACGGCCCGAACTGGTGCTCAAGACCCTCGGCGAATTGTCCCGCCGCTGGGCGCAGGTGATCTGGGTCCCCGGCAACCACGAACTGTTCTGCCGCGGCGCCGACGCCCACGTGGGCGAAGACCGCTACGCGCAGCTCGTCGACGGTTGCCGCCGCCTCGGCGTGCTCACGCCCGAGGACCCGTACCCCGAGTTCGGCGGCGTCACCATCTGCCCGCTGTTCACGCTGTACGACTACTCCTGGCGCCCGGCCGGCACGACCATCGCCGAAGCGCTAGAGATGGCGGGCGCCAGCCAGGTCATCATGACCGACGAGTTCGCCATCAAACCGTTCGTCGACCCGGTGCTGTGGTGCCGGCGCCGCCTGGCCTACACCGTGCGCAGGCTCGCCCGCGTCGACGGGCCGACGATCCTGGTCAACCACTGGCCGCTCGCCCGGGAACCGCTGTCCGCGGTGTTCTACCCGGAATTGTCCATGTGGGCCGGCACCCGGCACACGCAGGACTGGGGCACGCGGTACCAGGCCCGCCACGTCATCTACGGGCACCTGCACATCCCCGGCACCACCGTCGTCGACGGCGTGCCGCACACGGAAGTCTCCCTCGGTTACCCGAGGGAATGGCAGCCGCGGGAAGGCGACCGGACGTGGCCCTACCCGGTAATGGAGGTTCGATGA
- a CDS encoding 4'-phosphopantetheinyl transferase family protein, whose protein sequence is MTVLTKAMLPAHASFHQMWTTGDSLENYHALDPAERNLVAGAVDARKAEFGDARWCAHRAIEELTGKPSAKPILRGERGMPLWPNQITGSMTHTRGFRAAVVAPRLLVRSIGVDAEAAEPLPDGVLASIASARELATIGSSGLACADRLLFCAKEATYKAWYPLTGRWLGFEDADIDLRPDGTFVSYILVRPTPVHFIEGHWTVDNGYVIATAIVR, encoded by the coding sequence ATGACTGTGCTCACGAAGGCCATGCTCCCGGCGCACGCCTCGTTCCATCAGATGTGGACGACCGGCGACAGCCTGGAGAACTACCATGCGCTCGACCCGGCGGAACGCAATCTCGTCGCAGGCGCCGTCGACGCGCGCAAGGCCGAGTTCGGCGACGCCCGCTGGTGCGCCCACCGGGCCATCGAGGAGCTGACCGGCAAGCCGTCGGCCAAGCCGATCCTGCGCGGCGAACGGGGCATGCCGCTGTGGCCGAACCAGATCACCGGCTCCATGACGCACACCCGCGGGTTCCGCGCCGCCGTCGTCGCCCCGCGCCTGCTGGTGCGTTCCATCGGCGTCGACGCCGAGGCCGCCGAGCCGCTGCCCGACGGGGTGCTGGCCTCCATCGCCAGCGCCCGCGAGCTGGCCACCATCGGTTCCTCCGGCCTGGCCTGCGCGGATCGTCTGCTCTTTTGCGCCAAGGAGGCCACGTACAAGGCGTGGTACCCGTTGACGGGCCGCTGGCTCGGCTTCGAGGACGCCGACATCGACCTGCGCCCCGACGGCACCTTCGTCTCCTACATCTTGGTCCGGCCCACGCCCGTCCACTTCATCGAGGGTCACTGGACCGTGGACAACGGCTACGTCATCGCCACGGCCATCGTCCGGTAG
- the truB gene encoding tRNA pseudouridine(55) synthase TruB, producing MNASGNTRDPKVDPLADSGLVVVDKPAGMTSHDVVAKLRRMFGTRRVGHSGTLDPMATGVLVLGVNRGTRFLPHVHADAKSYDATIRLGASTVTDDAEGEVLATATPEQLAAVTDEAIMAGVAELTGDIMQRPASVSAVKIDGVRAHERMRRGEDVVLPERPVTVSLFDVHGIRRHAEWIDLDVSVDCSAGTFIRSLARDLGAGLGVGGHLTALRRTAAGPFRIEGAKTLEQLEADPTPTMSLDEACLACFPARDVTADEGVALSQGKWLEPIGMDGVQAARTPDGRVVALITESGKRAKTVFVVRPSTL from the coding sequence ATGAACGCATCCGGGAACACGCGTGATCCGAAGGTCGATCCGCTCGCCGATTCGGGGCTCGTCGTGGTGGACAAGCCGGCCGGAATGACCAGCCACGACGTCGTCGCAAAGCTGCGGCGCATGTTCGGCACGCGCCGGGTGGGGCATTCGGGGACGTTGGATCCGATGGCGACGGGTGTGCTGGTGCTGGGCGTCAATCGCGGCACCCGGTTTCTGCCGCACGTCCACGCCGACGCGAAGTCCTATGACGCGACGATCCGCCTGGGTGCTTCGACCGTCACCGACGACGCCGAGGGCGAGGTGCTGGCCACAGCGACGCCCGAGCAGCTCGCGGCGGTGACCGATGAGGCGATCATGGCCGGCGTCGCGGAGCTCACCGGCGACATCATGCAGCGTCCGGCGTCGGTGTCGGCGGTGAAAATCGACGGGGTCCGCGCCCACGAGCGCATGCGTCGCGGCGAGGACGTCGTGCTGCCAGAGCGTCCGGTCACCGTGTCGCTTTTCGACGTCCACGGGATTCGTCGTCACGCGGAATGGATCGATCTCGACGTCAGCGTGGACTGCTCGGCCGGAACCTTCATCCGGTCCCTGGCGCGGGATTTGGGGGCCGGCCTGGGCGTCGGCGGGCATCTCACGGCGTTGCGGCGCACGGCGGCGGGGCCGTTCCGGATCGAGGGCGCGAAAACCCTGGAGCAGCTGGAGGCGGATCCGACGCCGACGATGAGCCTCGACGAGGCGTGCCTGGCGTGCTTCCCCGCCCGCGACGTCACCGCCGACGAAGGCGTGGCGCTGTCGCAGGGCAAGTGGCTCGAACCGATCGGGATGGACGGCGTGCAGGCGGCGCGCACCCCCGACGGGCGCGTCGTCGCCCTCATCACCGAGTCCGGAAAGCGCGCGAAGACCGTGTTCGTGGTGCGGCCCTCGACGCTGTAG
- a CDS encoding bifunctional riboflavin kinase/FAD synthetase has protein sequence MDIWHGIDNVPADLGDTVVTIGAFDGIHRGHRRLIGRAVDRARELGVPAVLVTFDPHPIAVFAPDKAPATLATWPRRAELAAEIGVDAMLVMRFDRALAAVEPEDFVADILAGKLHAKAVVVGENFTYGHKAAGTTDTLPGHGAAHGIDVEIVELLADGGDRVSSTRVRGHLADGDVAAAADCLGHPHRVTGEVIHGQGRGGAQLGFPTANIDVAPGLAVPADGVYAAWFTASEGPERTDVDSDGDIELGRAYPAAVSVGTNVTFGDTARTVEAFILDRSADLYGLTGSIDFVGRIRGMEKFDGVDPLIERMNLDVVETRRILGADGD, from the coding sequence GTGGACATCTGGCACGGGATTGACAACGTACCCGCCGACCTGGGCGACACCGTCGTGACCATCGGCGCCTTCGATGGCATCCATCGCGGCCACCGGCGGCTGATCGGCCGTGCGGTGGACAGGGCCCGCGAACTCGGCGTGCCCGCCGTGCTCGTCACCTTCGACCCGCACCCCATCGCCGTCTTCGCCCCCGACAAGGCGCCGGCGACGCTGGCGACCTGGCCGCGGCGCGCCGAACTCGCAGCGGAGATCGGCGTCGACGCGATGCTCGTGATGCGCTTCGACCGCGCCCTCGCCGCCGTCGAACCCGAGGACTTCGTCGCCGACATCCTCGCCGGAAAGCTGCACGCCAAGGCCGTCGTCGTCGGCGAGAACTTCACCTACGGCCACAAGGCCGCCGGCACCACCGACACGTTGCCCGGCCACGGCGCCGCGCACGGCATCGACGTCGAGATCGTCGAGTTGCTCGCCGACGGGGGCGACCGGGTGTCGTCGACCCGCGTGCGCGGACATCTCGCCGACGGCGACGTCGCCGCCGCGGCCGACTGCCTCGGCCACCCGCATCGCGTCACCGGCGAAGTCATCCACGGGCAGGGCAGGGGAGGAGCCCAGCTGGGCTTCCCGACCGCCAACATCGACGTCGCCCCGGGACTGGCCGTGCCCGCCGACGGCGTCTACGCCGCCTGGTTCACCGCATCCGAGGGCCCGGAACGCACCGACGTCGACTCCGACGGCGACATCGAACTCGGCCGCGCCTACCCGGCGGCGGTGTCCGTGGGCACGAACGTCACCTTCGGCGACACCGCCCGCACCGTCGAGGCGTTCATCCTCGACCGTTCCGCCGACCTGTACGGGCTCACCGGTTCCATCGACTTCGTCGGCCGCATCCGCGGGATGGAGAAGTTCGACGGCGTCGATCCGCTCATCGAACGGATGAACCTCGACGTCGTCGAAACGCGACGGATCCTCGGCGCGGACGGCGATTAG
- the rpsO gene encoding 30S ribosomal protein S15 has product MALSTQEKADVLKEFGLHETDTGSPEAQVALLTARIRQLTEHLKFHKHDHHSRRGLLLLVGRRKGLLKYLADNDVQRYRNLIERLGLRR; this is encoded by the coding sequence ATGGCGCTTTCGACCCAGGAGAAGGCCGACGTCCTCAAGGAGTTCGGCCTGCACGAGACCGACACCGGTTCGCCGGAGGCCCAGGTCGCGCTGCTGACCGCCCGCATCCGCCAGCTCACCGAGCACCTGAAGTTCCACAAGCACGACCACCACTCGCGCCGCGGCCTGCTGCTGCTCGTGGGTCGTCGCAAGGGCCTGCTCAAGTACCTGGCCGACAACGACGTCCAGCGCTACCGTAACCTCATCGAGCGCCTCGGCCTCCGCCGCTAA